In one window of Zhongshania aliphaticivorans DNA:
- a CDS encoding restriction endonuclease subunit S, whose protein sequence is MGSEWPQKALKTVGVSLIDCVHKTPPVADVGFPYIAIPQMSAGCIDFNASPRLISEADLIEWTKKADPKKDDIVLSRRCNPGETAYVDGSRRFALGQNLVLLRSTSGCIYPPFLRWIVRSPFWWEQVAKYLNVGAVFDSLRCADIPKFELPIPPITDQKSIAHILGTLDDKIELNRQMNATLESMAQALFKSWFVDFDPVIDNALAAGNPIPPELAVRAEGRKSVGATGRSPLPQNGTLPEHIRAQFPDRFVLTEEMGWVPEGWESGTLGMISEVIGGFAFKSKDFCDTGCPVIKIKNIQDNRRVDVSDVQHIPRVVAPTASKFWLKNGDLLMAMTGATVGKYGLLVGASGQDYLLNQRVAKFIPRSEITNQIWFTYCLLMEGTATSHIVNNAHGSAQPNISANGIMDAPSILPANEIVQLFTTKVSPLFRRVLKCQKESDVLSRLRDTLLPKLLSGELRIPDAEKQIDEAL, encoded by the coding sequence ATGGGGAGTGAGTGGCCACAGAAAGCTTTGAAAACGGTGGGCGTTAGCTTAATTGATTGTGTGCACAAAACACCCCCTGTTGCGGACGTTGGTTTTCCTTATATTGCTATCCCACAAATGAGTGCGGGCTGTATCGATTTTAATGCATCCCCTAGATTGATTTCTGAGGCAGATTTAATTGAGTGGACTAAAAAAGCTGATCCAAAGAAAGACGATATAGTCCTGTCACGCAGATGTAATCCCGGTGAAACGGCGTATGTTGATGGTAGCCGTCGTTTTGCTCTCGGACAAAACTTAGTGCTGCTGCGATCTACTTCGGGTTGTATTTACCCACCGTTTCTAAGATGGATCGTACGTAGCCCATTTTGGTGGGAGCAAGTAGCCAAATATCTAAATGTTGGAGCTGTATTCGATAGCTTAAGATGCGCTGACATTCCAAAATTTGAGCTTCCGATACCTCCCATTACCGACCAAAAATCAATCGCCCATATCCTCGGCACCCTAGACGACAAAATCGAACTAAACCGGCAAATGAACGCCACGCTAGAATCCATGGCGCAAGCCCTATTCAAAAGTTGGTTTGTGGATTTTGACCCCGTGATCGACAACGCACTGGCGGCGGGGAATCCGATTCCTCCTGAACTGGCCGTCCGCGCCGAAGGTAGAAAGTCCGTAGGGGCGACCGGCCGGTCGCCCCTACCTCAGAATGGCACTTTGCCCGAACATATACGCGCACAATTTCCAGACCGGTTTGTGTTGACCGAAGAAATGGGCTGGGTGCCGGAGGGGTGGGAATCTGGAACATTAGGTATGATCAGTGAAGTAATTGGTGGATTTGCATTTAAGAGTAAAGACTTTTGCGATACCGGCTGCCCAGTCATTAAGATTAAAAATATACAAGACAATCGTAGGGTTGATGTTTCAGATGTACAACATATACCTCGCGTTGTCGCTCCAACTGCTAGTAAATTTTGGCTTAAGAATGGCGACTTATTGATGGCCATGACTGGGGCTACAGTTGGTAAATACGGGTTGTTGGTTGGTGCATCAGGTCAGGACTATTTATTAAATCAGCGTGTCGCTAAATTTATTCCTCGGAGTGAGATAACAAATCAGATATGGTTTACTTATTGTTTGCTCATGGAGGGTACAGCAACATCTCATATAGTTAATAATGCTCATGGAAGTGCCCAGCCTAATATCAGCGCAAATGGAATAATGGATGCCCCTTCGATATTACCTGCTAACGAGATCGTGCAATTATTTACAACAAAGGTGAGTCCATTATTCCGCCGGGTTCTTAAGTGTCAGAAAGAAAGCGACGTTCTGTCTCGACTCCGCGACACGCTCCTCCCCAAACTCCTCTCCGGTGAACTCCGTATCCCAGACGCCGAAAAACAGATCGACGAGGCGTTGTAG